In the genome of Arachis hypogaea cultivar Tifrunner chromosome 9, arahy.Tifrunner.gnm2.J5K5, whole genome shotgun sequence, the window AGAATCtcatttccattgttgttctttgttaattgttgttagttccttgtgttgaaatacttttaattctactttcttctcaattttaccATGGCTTTCACTCTtgctcaccaaatgtttgatgaaatgctaacactagttatggagtaaaagtttcttacttggcatagggtttgggccattagaagaagttgaatagttgtgtcaattgttgatttagaattagggattgctaattgacttggagtacaTTAAAGCTAGATTTTCATAAggtaaagctaggacttatgactcaagttgattactctcatttgactttcctatatgcctaggggttaactaaatgaagcaaggcctaattgttgtcatcattgaaagaactataaggatagaatttctaatgccaaccctaagccaagtcttctaaggattgattgtttgttttctattttgctaaaaccttcaaggaatcataacaaggctttctaatcaataagatgcacactctagcaattccaagggaggacgactcgggagactaatactctcggttatagattgtaggattgtttggtgcgaagtttaagtgtcgattagactatactcacgatcatattcatcattgaattctaaatcgaCATGCTAAATTTCGTTTATCATACACAGGTCGCTATCCATCCTTATTTTCTCAGACGAAGGCAGAGGCGATGGCCTTGTCTGCTATGGCCAGGTACATTACGAGTTCTTCTACTTCTTTGGGTAGGGTCAGGATAGGTGGGTGGCTCAAGAATTTTTTGAAGTCTTGAAAGAATTGCTCACATTCTTGAGTCCACTGGAACTGATATCCCTTTTTGGATATGGAGAATAAAGGCAATGATTTCAAAGCTGACCTTGCTAAGAAATTGGACAAGGCTGCTAGTGTGATATTTAGCTGCTGAACTTCCTTCagacaggtcgggcttttcatctccaATACTGCCTTACATTTGTCCGGGTTGACTTCAATGCCCCTTTGGGTGAGCATGAATCCCAAAAACTTTCCAGCTTCTTCGGCAAAGGTTCACTTTGTGGAATTTAATCTCATCTTGTGCTGCCTTATCGTGTTGAACACTTTTGATAGGTCAGACAACAGACTAGTTTCTTCCCTTGTTCTGACAAGCATATCGTCCATGTAGACTACTAGACTTCCACCAACTTTCTGAGATGAGATGAAAACACCTTGTTCATTAATCGTTAATACGTAGCTCTAGCATTTTTCTACCCAAAAGATATCACCACATAACAATAATTTTCTCAAGGAGTAATGAAAGAGGTCTTTTCCTGATTCGGCTTATatatcgggatttggttgtatcccgaatatgcgtctGTAAAAGACAAGTATTTGTAGCATAATGTCAAATCTACCAGAGCATCAATACTAGGAAGGGGATAAGAATCCTTGGGACAGGCCTTGTTAAGGTCGGTATCATAGACACACATCCTCTACTTCTTGTTTTGTTTCTTCACGAGTACCACGTTAGCAAGTCATAACGGGTATTTTATCTCACTTATGAATTTGGCTTCCAAAAGCACTCGGACTTGCTCTTCTGTGACTTCTGCCTTTTCGGGGTTAAGATTTCATCATTTTTCTTGGGGAGTCCGGGTAAACAGCATACTTGTGGCTCATAAGATCGGGTTGAATTCCAGGCATGTCAAAAACTTTCCAGGAAAAGAGGTCGAAATTATTCCGTAAGAGCTTATAATGAGTTCTTCCTTTAACTTCTTCTTTAAATTATCCCCTACGTTTGTTGTCTTCCCGACCTCATCCCCAATCTGGACTCCCTCTTCCTTCAGGTTGGGGTCTTAGTTCTTCTCGAACTCGGACACCTCTGAGTTCTTTAGTGTTGACTTCTTTTCTTTTCGTACACTCTCGTAGGTTTAGGCTTTTCATTATAGCACATTCTTGCTAGTTTCTGGTCTTCTTTTATAGTGGCTATCCCTTCACAAGTAGATAACTTCATACAAAGGTCTACTGTAGCAATTCGATTTAGTGTTGTCCAACCTATTAGGGGGTTTGTGGTGGTTGATCTTGAGGAACCCtgtcttcttcatctctttttcttCCTGCCTTGATCATCCGACATGTTTGCTAAATACTTATCCAACTGACCTTCCTAGCCAATTTCCCAATCACATTTTTTAAAGCATAGCAATCATTGGTGGAATGACATAGATTTTGTCGTATTTACAGTATTTTGATCGACTTCCaccttttttatatttaattggtcTAGGAGGTAGTATCTTTTCTGTGTGACAGATCTCTTTGTAGACGTCAAAAAGGGACATCCATAACAAGATTTAATTGTGACACCTTCGAGTTTTGTCCGAGCtgtattcttcttttttctttgatttttctctTTGTCTCGAGCCTGGTATTAATTAGGTTGTCTCAGAGCAAGTTCCCTTAACTGAGCtgtttcttccatgttgatgtacttctcgacTCACTCTTACACCTTGTACAAAGAGGTTGGATGCCTTTTTGATATAGATTAGGAGAAGGGTCCTTTCCTAAGACCATTGAATAGTCCTATGATGACTGCTTTGGTGGATAAGTTCTGAATCTCTAAGCACGCCTTGTTGAATCTTTTGATATAGACTCATAGAGATTCTCTGACTTCTTACTTTACTCCCAAGAGGCTTGGCACATGCTTTTGGATGAAAAATCAGGTAAGAAAGCTTCTCGCCAAATCGTCGAAGCACGTGACCAATCTAGGTGGTAAGCTATCGAACCATTTCATGGCCACCTTATTTAACGTAGTAAGGAAAGCTTTACATCGAGTTGCATTCAACGCATTTGCCAAATACATGCGCCTTTTGAAATTGCTTAGATAATATCTTGGATTAGTGGTTCCATCATAAAGATCCATGTCCGGCCTCTTAAAGTTTCTAGAAACTTTAGCTCGCCTGATTTTTTCTATGAAGGATCTTCTCCCATCAGAGGCATTTTTTCTCGATCGGCTCGGGCTCTCCTACCCTTGAAGTCAGATTCTAGTTTCaggagtttttcttctaatttcctTTGTTGTCGTACCTCCTTTCTCAAGGCTCTTTCAGATTTTTGTTGTCACTCTAACTCTTGCTTGAGTTGTTCCAGCTGACCTTGATGTCTGTGGACAAGTTTAATGATTTTTGTAGGTTCCCTTGGCCCAGATCCTTTATGTTGGTGAACCTCCTAGCTCATCTTGTGTTCTTCTGGGTTTGACAGATGCGCGTATCTGGCAACACTTTTTCCTTTCTCGATTCGAGGAAGTATGACCAATGCTCGTTCATCGTTATATTGTTCTTCTTCTCTGGCTTCAAAATCAAAAGTTGTATGTACATATTTTAGAATGTCGTCTGCCATCGTACGGTCTTGATTACCAAGTCTCCGACAACGGCGCTAATGTTTTGAGGTTTGCCTGAAACGGATGAACTCGTGCTTAAACATGAGGTCCAGACCCTTTTCGTGGTGGCATTCAACGTCTTCTAATGTCGAGGTGCTACCGTCCAAGTTGCTCGTGAGGAGGTTGGGGTGGTACCTATAAGGGActtcgatacttaagttagccatggttttaagtaggtttttagtagattggagTTCGAAGAATATTTGagggtgtcagggtatttataagtATAAATGTAGAGTCAATAACCACTTTTTAGAGTAGTTCCATCTTTGATGGAGGATAATCGTTTCTTTTTGTTAGGGAGGTTGTTCAGATCTCCATTCTAGATTAATAGGAGATATTGAAGGAGCtagttacttatttagataagtaaGGTTAGACGCATGTCACCATTTCCAACCTTTTATAATGAAGATTTGAATACTAGTATTTGTAGAATGTTACTTGGACTTTATTCATTTTGAGTCTGGCTAAATTGGACTAGGGTAGGAACACATATCAAtacctataaaaaataataacatatgaatacaatttttttaaacaactaacacttcaatttatattttttatgtttattcatATCACATCCATAAATTGTATTTTTGATGttatatccaaaaaaaaatttaaatattatttatattaatatttttatcaaataaaaaaataaaaaaattaacaacaaaaaaattaaataattgaaccAATATTTATTATCTGAATTTATCAGAAGACTTCTTTGTATATTGATTGAGTAATTCTCAACGATCTCtttacaaatttgatttaaaCATTTATTATATACTTAATCTAAACTCTTGAAATGACACATATAACTGTCTATGCATAAAATTGAATTCGATAAGTATAAACTCATAAATTTCAGTGTCTATCATACCTTGAGTTTTATTCATTGTCACATCAAAAGatactattaaaaaattatcatctttagaatttgattaaattattaaaatgttgttattatttaaaattatattcatTCTTGAGAGTAATGCAATTCCTCCTATTTTGTTATCTAGTTATTAAGATTTTACACTCAACTAAGTGATAAGTGATAACTTATAACCATATACTATTGCATAGGTCACACTAGAACgcatcttttagtttttttttccccatagatcaaatttttttaaaatgagaaagttggtAGAGTAATAAAGTAAAAatcattattaaattaatataatagagCTCATATATGATAAAAGTTATAAATTTATCGGTTGGTAactaatcttttattttatcattttattaattttctcatttttaatgatttaaatttttatttatatttgctttcgtatatattttttattcattgtattttttttcatagaccttaattattataaaaaaaaatattagaggattagtaaaatttattgttttgacCAGCAGTtagtcaataatatttaaaaatatgggctaaaaatatgttattagattattagactaaaaaaatttggctactaattaaaaatattaataaaaaacaataaattctactGCTCTCTCGAACTTTTCTcaaatctattcttaatatataaaagtaggtacATAGGTTTATCCACAttgtttctaagttatttctcttcttttactAACGCCATATCAGCACTAACGCTTATTTcgcaaaattttagaatccaccactcaaatcttgccaaatcaacttttattttcacataaaaaaaacacaaaaaataactaaaaaacacAGTAAAAACCAACAAGTtaactttttccaaatcaatccttATTTCTAAAATAACAAAACACAAATTAACATTTACCCCAACAAAAAGTTCTCAAAACCAAAGAATTTATTACTTTTCTCAAATCCTCACCCTCTTAGCACCTCTCCGTACCAAGATTCTATTTCCTCCATCCTCTTCCGGTCCCATCATATTTTCTCCATCCTCTTCCGGTtccttaatatataaaagtaggtacATAGGTTTACCCATAttgtttctaagttatttctcttcttctactaatgcCATGTCAGCACTAACGCTTAtttggcaaaattttagaattcaccactcaaatcttgccaaattaacttttattttcacataaaaaaacacaaagaacaactaaaaaacatagtaaaaaccaacaaattaactttttccaaatcaatccttatttctaaaacaacaaaaacacaaattaacaTTTACCCCAACAAAAAGCTCTCGAAACCAAATAGCTTATTACTTTTCTCAAACCCTCACCCTCTTAGCACCTCTCCGTACCAAGATTCTATTTCATCCATCCTCTTCCGGTCCCATCCTATTTTCTCCATCCTCTTCCGGTcccttaatatataaaagtaggtacATAGGTTTACCCACATTGTTTCTAAgatatttctcttcttctactaacgcCATGTCAGCGCTAACATTTAtttggcaaaattttagaatccaccactcaaatcttgccaaatcaacttttattttcacataaaaaacaaaaaataactaaaaaatacagtaaaaaccaacaaattaactttttccaaatcaatccttatttctaaaacaacaaaacacaattTAACATTTACCCCAACAAAAAGCTCTCAAAACCAAAGAGCTTATTACTTTTCTCAAACCTTCACCCTCTTAGCACCTCTCCGTACCAAGATTCTATTTCCTCCATCCTCTTCTGGTCCCATCCTATTTTCTCCATCCTCTTCCGGTCCCAAGAGCCATTGTTTTTTTCTCAAAACAAATTGTACATTGTGATGTCCATCTTCGGCGGAGCCGCATtgcataaattgcagaaactagGGCAAACTCCATTCTTCCTCTTGCGATTTTCCTGCCAGAGTTCGATTCTGCGTCTCAAACCAACGTCACCATTCGGCGCCGCCAACGTAGGAAATTTGTCCTAGGTATCTTCCTAAAGATTTTTAACTTTACCGTTTACTTTTCTCATTgtttaatatcattttcaattgccctatttatttgttataaataataacattttaattgtGAACTCATTGCAATGTATTCCTTTTTTGTAAACAGTTCTGTCTAACAGTCACAACCAAAATTAATGTACATTTAAAATTATTGCTCCTTATATACTATCGATTGCAatatttcatcatcaaattaTAAAATGTTATTTTACATGTGGATTACTTCTTCCACAATTTACATTTAGGTAttcctctttttcaaattgttattcCACATGTGCATTGCTTCCACAATTTACTTGGAATGGATTATCATTCTTTGACCATGTCTCATTCTCTTTGTTGTAGAAGGATTTGCAGTGGTAGTGACAGACCGAAAGAGTTAATACCCAAAATTGCTAGATGAAAATCAACCaatcactatttagtaaaatgttttaaaaaaattaaaacaaaaaactcttatctattattattcaattgaagcatcaagtactaattaaatgcaataaacatacattaaaagtgtcataataataataagtataaaaaatttcagttacaaatattcaaattctacaacttatacatatAAAGACTCTTACTAttcttcatttcttaatctcttatactaattgtaaaaaattccttaaatttaatataatattttttatatgtttttcattctcattcatttatttttttcattatttacaaacaaaaaatcGCAAGAAAAGACAAAGTGTAGCcattaatgcaaatcgaaaaaaaaagaaaatgcaattTTTTATAACCCTAATATAAATAACCTatgtctttttaaaaataaataaatttaaaatttatttaaaatatgttttctaaaatatttttaatataatatttattaaaatatactatataatataaataatctacCTCTCCATGCATTGCACAGGTCTCACTCTAGTTAAAATATAATGAGAAGAAAAATAGCTCTTCCTAATTCCTCCATGAGAATTGAAGATTagatttttttcattttgttttcctCTAAAATGCAATACATTTGCATTATAGATGCACACAATCACAAAGAAGATAATCACACTTGTACTTGTCTACACTCTACACAAAGTTTGAATGAGTAACCATGGTTATACACTTTTACAAACTTAGGCAACAAAGTCATGACATTCAATTCAAGCACTCATTGCTTTGCCACTAGGACGAGCAAAGTACAAGGGAGGAATCCCTTGTTCATTAGTGAAAACATTGTTTGGATCAATCAAAGTCTtggccttcaccaacctatcatAGTTACCCAAAAAGTACTTCTCACCCCAAACCCTTGCATGATCCACAGCATCCTTCACATTGCTAAACCTAATCATGTTCATAACTCCAAGGTCAAAGTCCAAGTAATTAACATATGCAGCCCTTGGACCCCATGAAACAAATGGTGCCATAGAATCATAGAACCCTCTCATCCAATCAATATAATCATTGCTCTTATCATTGTCCTCTTCTTTCCAATATATCAAATACTGAATTGAAAAAATGTTTCCTTTTCTATGTGGATAAGCAATTGAATCACTGCTTATACTATGCATTTTTCCACCAGAAGGGTCAAGAATTACGAGCCCTTTAGGCTCCTTTTCTAGAATCTCCAGTGCAATTTCAATTCCCTCAATAGGAATAGGAGCCTTCACAAAATCTGATTTGGCTTTGAAGTATTCTTTGTCTGCAAGGTACCTATTCTTCAAATCAGGAACTGAGGCTCCATCACTTAGGCCAGCGAAAAAAACAATTGactcaatccaactcatttctacaCATTCTTGTTCCAAAATTCCCAATTCAGAAAAATCATGGTTTATGATGGACATGGCAATTCCTTTAGGAACAAGAAAAAGCCCTTTAAATGTAGCTGATACGCCTATAGATTTGGCTTCAGGTAAATTAGCACCAAGAAAGCatgacaagtagaaatcatcatCCAAATTTGGTGCTACATTTTGCCATTTATGAACAAGATTGGCAACATGTTTTCTTGTGCCATTTCTTGATACCGCGAAAGCAGTTACAACTTGTGGAACTTTCAATAGCTTGATTTTCCAAGCATAGACAATTCCCCAAattccaccacctcctcctctaATAGACCAAAACACGTCTTCCCCCATGGATTCTCGGCTCAGCAATCGCCCATTGGCATCAACAAGAAGCGCGTCGATGACATTGTCGGCCGCGAGGCCATGTTTTCTAGAGAGCAACCCAAATCCTCCCCCACCAATGTGTCCTCCAACTCCTACAGTTGGACATGACCCTGCTGAGAAGCCGTGTTCATTGCTGGCTCGCGAGATAGCATAATAGGTCTCTCCTAAGGTTGCACCACCTTCAACCATTGCTGTCTCTGTCTCCATATCCACCCAAACATGGTTCAAATTCATCATGTCAATGATGGTGAAGAGTGATCCGTCACCCGAAACTGATGAAGTACCTTCGTAGCTATGTCCACCACACCTCACTCTGATTCCAAAGAAGAATTCTCTGCAGCATGCTACACTTCTCTGTAGATGCTCCAAACTCTCTGGAAGTACTATTGCTACAGGCTTAGGAACTGCACCCCCGGCGAACCGGAGATTCTGAATGGAAAAATTCAGAATCTTGAAGTAGTCATGAGCTGATGACTTATCGTAATCTTTGTAAGGGAAAGTGGTGAAGTTGTTGATGTTGTGATTGGCCAAACAAGAAGTGAAGTCACTTACTAGTGAAGAAGTAGTAGATAAAGTACAATGAGACAATTCAAAACACAGGAAAGGGAAACATAGGAGGCACAAGATTTTGTTGAAGTTGAACATGGTTTAAGCTTGTAATTGGTGAAGGACAAGTTTAAGGTTTATGGACACTAAATTGGAGAATGGATTTAATGGTTTAATAGAAAGAATAAAATGGATTATGCATATGTTTGTGGCCGGccatagtttaattttgattgttGGAAAGTTTGTTAGAAATTAAACACTTTAATTACGATGGAATCAATAATCTGCCATGGATAAGAGACAAACTAATACTCTCTCCCTTTCTTTTATCAATGCTCACTAAGAAGAAATAATGTTTTGTGACTAAGAAAGCAAAATTTAtggaaaaaattataacaaaccaCCATAGCAATTGAGGTCAGAGGACGGTGATTATCTCTTATGTCTTGttttaattaactttaatatatttacagaaaagaaaaaagatgggAATGAAATAACATGACACAATGTTGAGTTACTTCAATGAGGTTTGATGTGATAAAATTTTGAGTTCTCAaaaataacttctttaaatctaacatttaaaaaataattttttaaaaattatagtaaatatatttagtaaattaaaataaaaatgacttTAAATAAGTTCATATTACAAAaattgtgtttgataaattacttttacatttaaaatgattttaattaatacaaatataataaaaaaaattaaatataaaaactcgataatatataaaattatatcagaCTTTTTAGCTTGAAAAAACACCAATTAAATTTAGAAAGTATCTTCATAGCCTTCAAaaacatattatataaatttatttgtaaGTTAACTGTAATGTACAAAACTTTCCTTGAGAAGGAACTATATCATCATTTATTATTGCAGATTTAAGAAACTTAAACTTTTCTGCTTGACCTTTTTATAAATGGATTAATATCTACATACAAGTGATTTTGCTATATAAATTTTACAAGTCCTCTAATTAATATTATGCTCAAACACGCTTGTTATGCACATATGTTTCACGCGCCTctaacatatttttaatttttaaaaggatttcgtttcctttttcgaatttcttgccttctctttctctttcttcatttacgtgcttttctctctctgttctttttcttcgttattctcgattttcattattttttgacatcaagctctgaaatcgtttttgaagataaTAGATAATTCAACTTCAGATTATCAGATGAACCAGTGCGTGAACCTTGCCTGTAAAATTTGCTGTTAATTCTTCcttgtttgaattgaatctaatgtactagTTCTGATTAGAATTAATATAATCTTGTCCATTTTATATTAGATGTTCGAGtgtagattaggaatattttagtgtatttttattaaagtttggatatatttacagtttatgactttccatctgacggagggtgaattgtcttattcttttagttgaattgttttagtttctgtttagttatgattcatgaatctagtttttgttatttttttatgatggatttgcattctatagtttatgcttgttttaatatggtgtattttgggtgtattttgcagTCCTTCTGTAgtgtattttgggtgtattttgcagTCCTTgctgactttggtggctgattttagtgtacacgtaacataactcatttctgtatcTGCAACAAATTTGGATGTAAAAACGAAGATTtttgggtgtaatacgaagatatttgggcgtaaaacgaagatatttgggtgtatttttattctgatgacttctgcataattcagaactcttcctctccctcctcctcatctcctgctgcttcttcttcttcatctttttatttcatattctcataattctttttgggaggaaaaaatcaaataaaaataaaaaaatacataatgttgcaaaatcaaaagaagaaggaggagaaacacgacgatgaagatgaaacacgagaagaaaaaggaggagagacacaaagaaggaggagaagaagaaggaagaagagaaagatgagGAGAAACGCGAAGAAAAATGACAGTTGTGGTTTTtatcgaggaagaagaagaagagtcgttcataatggtgagtagcgcgctttggaaacagAAAGTGGTTGAGTAACGTGTGTATTTTATTGGACTTGTGTCAATTTGTAAGATTTATAATCCAAAAATGCTTGTATGTATAGCAtccttatttataaatataaaagaagTAACAAGACAATAATTGGAACGTTTCCTAACAAAATCAAAGTTACGTATTTGAATATGAGAGATGCTGCATATGAGGGTGTATTTTAAGTTAACTAAAAGACAATTAAGTTGCCGGCTTAGAAGTAATAAGAACACAAAATTGCTATGGCCTGCAATCTTTGCTTTTATCCAATTGATCTTAAATAGTATTTAGTGTCAACTCAAACTGGTGTTATATTTTTATCCTgacaaattaaaactttttttttctattcggTTAAAATATATGCATAATCTATCTTAATTTTATACATGATAAAGTGGTGTGTGTAAGAATAACACATTGTTTAAGATGATACAAATAGAAAAGTGGTATGTATAAGGACAAcattaattaaaaagtaaaattagtTGAGATGATAGTATGATACAAATTCTTGTGTACATTTTTTTTCAAAGctataaatatctttttattagaaGCAATATTTGATACCCTAAATAAgtgatatgttttttttttagaataatttttctaTATCCAAAActcgaatttaaaatttaaaaaccacAAAATTGTGTAGATTTATATACTAATACTATCCTGACACTATTGCTGTATACTTTTATAATCAGAATCTTTCTAGAATGAACACCACCCctatccatatctttttcaaaatgactgAGATTgaactaattaataaaatatcgatggaggacacacacacacacacatatatatatatatatatatatagaggctAGAGAATAGACAGAGTAGAGTACAAATAAGTCCACGAGGGAAGGATATTAGTAGTGGTAAACCAAGGGACAAAACATCAGTACAGCCACTAAGAACTTGACAAAGATACTACGCAATAAGCATCAAAAGACAAGATGATGAGTAATGGTTGGCAAATAGAACACAACAGAGCTGCAATACTAGCAATTTACTATCATGGACAACATACATACACTGTTTCTAActgcatgaaaataaaaatagtacaaTTTTACAAGACTACAAATATGACAAAGGCATGCACAGCAGAATgtcttcggtttttttttttcaagaaatataaaaaaaaagtttgcaTTCGTTTGAGTCTATATACTAGTGGAAAATTTTTAAGTAATACATTAGTATTCCAGAAATTTCTAatcattgattttaattataaaaaaaatataatatatatatatatataattaataccaacaattaaaatttattaaaatattagtataCATGTATACTTAAAAACTTTCCTATACTATTACTAGCTAGTAGAAGTAATAACACAATATAAAAAAAGGAAGTAATAACACATATGCAACTTTATGGTAACCTCTTGGTGAAATACATCCTGTCCAATGCAAGCATATGCACACCAATCACCTGTAAATCGTATAAATACTCAAGTTTCAAGATTACCAAGGATTGTTTTCAAGTTTGAATGTTGTTAATGTAACAttcgaattttttaaatttaaataataaattatttatgattattcaaaattttatttttaaattttttttatttaagatatttaaaatctaaatttttagtaCTTTGAGTTTAAAGTAATTAGTACTCaaagatttttatattaattaaacaattttcgtattcaaaatttaaagttttagctATTGAAAAATAATGATCATTTGTTAAGTTGATTTGAATAAttgaaatttagaatttaatattttaattttatgaaatatttggttttctattactACCCTACCttcttatattattaaaatttttacacTACCCAAACCCTAATTTCCAAAACAAAATTCTAATCTTAATTTACACACACACTCACTCTCATTATCTCTCAGCCCCGTCACACacacaagagagagagagagagagcgcgaACTAGAGGAAAGAGAAGGGAAGGAGGAGGGGAGGTGCTGGCGGGACTAGGAACCGTCGTCGCTGTTTACGCTgaagcagagagggagaagaggaagaaaaggcTTGCGAGGAAGAAGAGGAGCCGTCGCGCCATGTAACTGCCAGCTCCGTCGTGTCCTGTCGCCGCCATCACCACGCATCGCCGTCAAGCAtgaagaggagagggagagttttgtagaagagagagagagagagagagagagagagagagagagttaaagtatgagtttctaaacctcctaggttgaagggagtagccctgctgagtcctatgaattaataaaagtattactgtttctttt includes:
- the LOC112713017 gene encoding berberine bridge enzyme-like D-1; the encoded protein is MFNFNKILCLLCFPFLCFELSHCTLSTTSSLVSDFTSCLANHNINNFTTFPYKDYDKSSAHDYFKILNFSIQNLRFAGGAVPKPVAIVLPESLEHLQRSVACCREFFFGIRVRCGGHSYEGTSSVSGDGSLFTIIDMMNLNHVWVDMETETAMVEGGATLGETYYAISRASNEHGFSAGSCPTVGVGGHIGGGGFGLLSRKHGLAADNVIDALLVDANGRLLSRESMGEDVFWSIRGGGGGIWGIVYAWKIKLLKVPQVVTAFAVSRNGTRKHVANLVHKWQNVAPNLDDDFYLSCFLGANLPEAKSIGVSATFKGLFLVPKGIAMSIINHDFSELGILEQECVEMSWIESIVFFAGLSDGASVPDLKNRYLADKEYFKAKSDFVKAPIPIEGIEIALEILEKEPKGLVILDPSGGKMHSISSDSIAYPHRKGNIFSIQYLIYWKEEDNDKSNDYIDWMRGFYDSMAPFVSWGPRAAYVNYLDFDLGVMNMIRFSNVKDAVDHARVWGEKYFLGNYDRLVKAKTLIDPNNVFTNEQGIPPLYFARPSGKAMSA